In the Oryza glaberrima chromosome 6, OglaRS2, whole genome shotgun sequence genome, one interval contains:
- the LOC127776980 gene encoding exopolygalacturonase-like, with protein sequence MKLGGKGDGKTDSTKAVDEAWKAACAGTGKQTIVFPKGDFVTGPLNFTGPCKGDIVIQLDGNLLGSTDLALFKVNWMEIKRVDNLEISGKGKIDGQGAAVWSKNTCAKKYDCKILPNDLVLDFVNNWLVSGISLVNPKFFHMNMFKCKNITIKDLTITAPEDSPNTDDIHMGDSSKISIIDTVIGTGDDCISVGPGTEGVNISGVTCGPNYGISVGSLGRYKDEKDVTDVTVKNCVLKKSTNGVRIKSYEDAASKFTYENIKMEDVANPIIIIDTKYCPNKICTANGNFKVTIKDITFKNITGTTSTPEAVSLFCSDKLPCTGVTLNDINVEYAGKNNKTMAVCKNAKGTATGCLKELSCF encoded by the exons GGAAGGCGGCGTGCGCTGGCACCGGCAAGCAGACGATCGTCTTCCCCAAGGGCGACTTCGTGACGGGTCCCCTCAACTTCACCGGGCCATGCAAGGGTGACATCGTCATCCAGCTCGACGGCAACCTGCTCGGCTCCACCGACCTCGCCTTGTTCAAGGTGAACTGGATGGAGATCAAGCGCGTCGATAACCTCGAAATCAGCGGCAAGGGCAAGATCGACGGCCAGGGCGCCGCCGTCTGGAGCAAGAACACCTGTGCCAAGAAATACGACTGCAAGATCCTCCCCAACG ATTTGGTGCTCGACTTTGTGAACAACTGGCTCGTCAGCGGCATCTCTCTGGTGAACCCCAAGTTCTTCCACATGAACATGTTCAAGTGCAAGAACATAACCATCAAGGACTTGACCATCACCGCGCCGGAGGACAGCCCGAACACGGACGACATCCACATGGGCGACTCCTCCAAGATCAGCATCATCGACACGGTCATCGGCACCGGCGATGACTGCATCTCCGTCGGCCCCGGCACCGAGGGCGTCAACATCTCCGGCGTCACCTGCGGCCCCAACTACGGCATCAGCGTCGGCAGCCTGGGCAGATACAAGGACGAGAAGGACGTGACCGACGTCACCGTCAAAAACTGCGTGCTCAAGAAGTCTACCAATGGCGTCCGGATCAAGTCCTACGAGGACGCCGCCTCCAAGTTTACCTACGAGAACATCAAGATGGAGGACGTTGCTAaccccatcatcatcatcgacaCGAAGTACTGTCCCAACAAGATCTGCACCGCCAACGGCAACTTCAAGGTCACCATCAAGGACATCACCTTCAAGAATATCACCGGCACCACCTCCACGCCCGAGGCCGTTAGCCTGTTCTGCTCAGACAAGCTGCCGTGCACCGGCGTCACTTTGAATGACATCAATGTCGAGTACGCTGGCAAAAACAACAAGACCATGGCCGTCTGCAAGAATGCCAAAGGCACTGCCACCGGCTGCCTCAAGGAGCTGTCTTGTTTCTGA